In the genome of Maribacter forsetii DSM 18668, the window ATGACCCTGAACTTGATCGTTATATCTATAATGAGAGTGTGGGTGATTTTAATATTGGTTATCCTATAATTCTTACACCAGATCAATATTTTAAATTGATCAGGGAAGAAGGAATTAAATCTTACTTCAAGGAAAAATCCGATGCTTACTCAGGTAAAAAAGAAGGTAGTGAAGAAGCTCGTAAAAACTTACTTCCTAATTTTTATGTAAATAATGATTTCTTTTCTACCATTTTTGGTGGTAATACTATTGAGATAATTCCACAAGGATCTGTGGCAATGGATTTGGGTGTTATCTGGCAGAAAAACGATAATCCTTCTTTATCTCCTAGAAATAGAACAAACCTTTCTTTTGATTTTGATCAGCGTATAAGTCTTAGTATGTTGGGTCAAATTGGTGAGCGCCTACAGGTAAATGCCAATTATGATACAGAAGCAACCTTCGATTTTCAGAACATTGTTAAGTTAGATTACACACCAACTGAAGATGATATTATTCAATCTATAGAAGTTGGTAACGTAAACATGCCACTAAATAGTTCCTTAATTCAAGGAGCACAAAGTTTATTTGGTGTAAAAACGAAGTTACAATTTGGTAAAACTTCGGTTACCGCAGTTTTTTCTGAGCAGCGTTCGCAAAATAATACGGTAGTAGCACAAGGTGGTGGTACATTAAATGATTTCTCTCTAACGGCTTTGGATTATGATGAAAACAGACACTTTTTCTTAGCGCAATACTTTAGAGATAATTACGATGAAGCACTTTCTTCTTATCCTTATATACAAAGTCAAGTTCAGATTACGCGTATAGAGGTTTGGATTACAAACAGAACGCAGCAGACGTTAAATGTGCGTAATGTGGTGGCTATTCAGGATTTAGGTGAATCAGATATTACAAAGACCAGAGTAGGACAAAATAATGGTAGCGGTAGTGGTTTCTTTAATGGTCCTGCAGATTTAAGACCTAGAAACAACGCAAATGATTATGACCCGGCTTTAATACTTACTAATAGTGGTGCTTTAAATGATAATATTAGAGAAATTGCAACTGTAGAGAGTGGTTTTAATGCTGGTAGTTTTACCGGTGGATACTCTCCTAACCAAGGTTTTGATTATGCGTATTTAGAGAATGCAAGAAAATTGGAACAGGGTAGAGATTTCGATTTCAATACACAATTAGGGTATATCTCTTTAAACCAACGTTTAAGTAATGATGAGGTTTTAGGTGTTGCTTACCAATATACATTTCAAGGGCAAGTATACCAAGTAGGTGAATTTGCAAATGGTGGTATAGAGGCAACTACGGTTACTCAAGATGTTAGTACCGTTATAGAAAACAATACACTAATACTTAAACTTCTTAAAAGTAATATCACCAATATCACTGATCCTATTTGGGATTTAATGATGAAGAATATCTACGCTACTGGTGCGTATAGCTTAAGTCAAGAAGATTTTAAGATGAATATTTTATATTCTGATCCTACGGCAAGAAATTATATTACACCAATAGAAGAAGGTCCGGGTTCTGGTTGGCCAGAAGGATTAGAAGAGACTATTCTTTTAAATGTTTTTAATCTAGATAGGTTAAATGTGTATAATGATATTCAACCCGGTGGTGATGGTTTCTTTGATTTCATTAGTGGGCAAACCATAGATGTGCAGAATGGTCGTATCATCTTTACCACAGTAGAACCTTTTGGAGAGTCTTTGTACGAGAAACTACAAAATGGTAACAGCGGTCAATACGATGTCACTTCTGGGTATAATGCCAACCAAGAGCAGTATGTATTCAGAGATATGTATGCTTTAACAAAAACGGCGGCGCTACAAGATCCAGAAAAAAATAAGTTCTTATTAAAAGGTTCTTACAAATCAGAGGGTAGTAACGGTATTTCTATAGGAGCATTTAATGTGCCCCAAGGTTCTGTAACGGTAACGGCTAATGGTAGAACATTACAAGAGGGTATAGATTATACGGTAAATTATCAGTCTGGTACGGTACAAATTTTAGATCCTAGTTTAGAGGCTTCAAATGTGCCTATCAATATATCGGTAGAGAATAATGCGGTATTCGGTCAACAAACACGTCGTTTTACAGGTGTGAATGTAGAGCATCAATTCAATGAAAAATTTGTTTTGGGCGGTACATTATTAAATATGAACGAAAGACCTTTGACCCAAAAATCTACATACGGTGTAGAATCTGTAAACAATACTATTTTTGGATTAAATACTAACTTTTCTACTGAGGTGCCTTTCTTGACACGTATGGTGAATAAGTTACCAAATATTGATACAGATGTACCTTCTAATATTTCGGTAAGGGCAGAAATGGCGGCATTAATTCCTAGCTCACCTAAAAATGCTGATTTTGAAGGAGAGACTACTACTTACTTAGATGATTTTGAAGGAGCGCAGGCATTGATAGATATTAGAGCATCCCTTGGATGGTCTCTTGCCAGTATGCCTTTGGAATATGGTAATGGTGACCAACCTTTTGGTAGTTCTCCAGAAGATGCAAATAACCTGTTAAACGGTTATGGTAGGGCAAAGTTGTCTTGGTATACTATAGATCCTATATTCTTTACCACGCAAAGACCTGCCGAAATCAGTGATGATGATGTTTCAACCAATGCAACCCGTAGAGTATATATTGATGAAGTTTTTCCAGAGACAGATGTTGCTCAAGGTCAAACCCAAGTACAGTCTACATTAGATATGGTTTATTATCCAAATGCCAAGGGGCCGTACAATAATAATCCAGATTTTGACACTGAAGCTCCAACTGAAAAGTGGGGTGGTATGATGCGTTCTTTGAGCAGTACGGATTTTGAACAGAGTAACGTTGAATTCGTTCAATTTTGGGTAATGGACCCTTATGTTGATGGTATTGCAAATGGAGCGGGTGAATTAGTGCTTAACCTAGGTAATATTTCTGAAGATATTCTGCGTGACGGTAAAAAGCAATATGAAAACGGATTACCGGGGGTTGATAGTAATGATTTTGTTTCGCCTACCTCTTGGGGTGAAGTACCGGCAACACAATCTTTGGTGTATGCTTTTGATGCAGATGAAAACAATAGAGGTTTACAGGATATTGGTTTTGACGGTTTAGATGATGTACGTGAAGCGGATGTGTATACTAATAACGGTGGTGATGACCCTGCATTAGATAACTACGGATATTATTTAAATAGAGATGGTAGTATTTTAGATAGGTATTTAGATTTTAATAACCCGGAAGGGAATTCCCCTGTAACGGTAACGAATACGGATAGGGGTTCTACAACATTACCGGATGTGGAAGATGTTGATAGAGATTTAACCATGAATACGGTAAATAGTTATTATGAGTACCGTATTGCTATAAAGCCGAATACTACTATTAATGATGAATATGTAACCGATATTATTGAAGGCACCGCAACTGGTGATATTAGAATACCGAATGGTGATGAGGTTAATTACCGCTGGATTCAGTATAAAATTCCATTAAGCGACTTTACAGATGCTATTGGTGGTATTACGGATTTTAGATCTATTAGTTTTATGCGTATGTATATGACAGGTTTCAATAGCCCTACTATATTACGTTTTGCAACTTTGGATTTAGTTAGAGGAGATTGGCGTACGTATACAAATACTTTGCAAGACACAAATATTGACAGTGATCCTTCTGATGATGGTACTACCTTAGATGTAAATACGGTTAACATAGAAGAAAATAGTAGTAGAACACCAATACCATATGTGTTGCCTCCAGGTGTTGTTAGAGAGCAGTTAAATAATAACAATACTATTATTAGGCAGAACGAGCAATCACTTTCGTTGACGGTATCTAATCTAGAGTCTGAAGATTCTAGAGGGGTGTTCAAAAATTTGAATGTAGACATTCGTCAATATGAGAAATTGAAAATGTTTATTCATGCCGAAAAAATTATAGATAGTGATTATGCTGATACCTCTACACCTTTAGTTGGTTTCTTGCGTATGGGTACAGATTTCACTCAAAATTACTATCAAATAGAATTGCCGTTAGAGTTCACTCCTTTTACTGCAGTTGCAGATGATGAAATATGGCCAGAGAATAATGAGATGAATATTTTGCTTAGTGATTTAACGAAGGTGAAATCGCAATGGATTGCAGATGGTGATTTAACTGATGTTCGTTTCTTTGAAATTGAAAATGATGAAGTGATTCCTGTTGGTGAGTTTGATGTTCGTACTCCTGGTAGAATTCGTATCGGTATAAAAGGTAATCCGTCTTTAGGTAGTATACGTACCATGATGGTGGGTGTTAAAAACCAAGATATCTTACCGGCAAGAGGTGAAGTTTGGTTCAATGAACTTCGTCTTGCAGGATTGGATAATAATGGCGGTTGGGCGGCAATTGCCGCAGTAGATGGTAATATTGCAGATTTTGCCAATTTTAGTGCAACAGGTAGTAAGAGCACTTCTGGTTTTGGATCCATAGATCAAATGCCAAATGAACGTGCACGTGAAGATGCGGTTTCTTATGATGTAGTTACCAATGTTAATGTTGGGCAACTACTTCCTAAAAAGTGGGGAATTCAATTACCGTTCAATTACGGAATTTCTGAGCAATTAATTACTCCGGAGTTTGATCCTGTGTATGATGATTTAAAACTGGAAGATAGAATTGCGGCTGAAGATACCCAAGAAGGTAAGGATGATGTATTGGAACAAGCTGAAGATTATACTAAACGAACAAGCATTAATTTAATAGGTGTTCGTAAAGATCGTGGAGAAGAAGCAGATGCCAATTTCTACGATATAGAAAACTTCACCTTTAATTATAGTTACAACGAAACTGATCATAGAGATTTTGAAATTGCCGAATTAAAAGAACAAAATGTAAATACAGGTTTTGTGTATAATCACAGTTTTGAACCGCTAGAGGTTGCTCCGTTTGCTAAAAAGGATTCACTTTTTAATGGTAAGTACTGGCAGTGGTTAAAAGATTTGAATCTGAATTTGTTGCCTTCAAACATTGGGGTTACATCTAATATTAATAGGCAGTTTAACGCTCAACGTTTTAGAGATGTGTATACTGATGGTGAAGACAGAATAGAATTACCAGAGCTTCAACAACGTAATTATTTATTTAATTGGCAGTACGCGATCAACTATAATTTGACAAAATCGTTGCGATTAAATTTAACAGGTTCCAATAATAATATTGTTAGAAATTATTTAAATGAGGATGAGCCTGTAGAATCAATAGATAGGATTAGGAATGAATTAGGTTTATGGGACGGCTTTTTTGATGTGGGTGAACCAAACAGACATTCTCAACAAATGCAGCTGAATTATGAAGTTCCTTTTTCTAAAATACCTGCGTTAGACTTTATAAGTACTCAATATTCATATACTAGTAATTTTGATTGGCAAAGAGGGGGCGATGCACTTTTTGAAGTAGCAGGTGAATATATAAACACGGTGCAAAATGCAAATACACATACGTTGACATCGTCTTTGACCATGCAGAAGTTTTATGATTTAATCGGACTCAAAAAACGTGAGGCTCCTAGGGCATCTACCACCGGACCAATACGAAGAGATAAATCTGGAGCATTATCCGAAGATCAAGAAAAGATTAAAGGTAAGACAAGTGATTTGTTCAATACCGTTGTGGATATTGTTACCATGGTAAAACGAGTGAATTTCAACTATAGCGAAAACAATGGTACGGTGCTTCCGGGTTATACGCAATCTGTTGGTTTCGTTGGTACTACCAAACCAACTATTGGTTTCCTATTTGGTAGTCAGTCAGATGTGCGTTATGAAGCCGCTAGAAATGGTTGGTTAACAGGTTTTCAGGAATTTAACGAGCAATTCATCCAAAGAACAAATAAACAGTTGAATATTACCGCCACGGCTCAACCAACAAAAGATATAACTATTGATTTGGTGGCAGACAGGCAATATTCAGATAGTTATCAGGAGAATTTTAATGTTGTAGATCAAGAATATAACCTTCAGTTGGGTAACAATTATGGTAGTTTTAGTATTTCTACTATGATGATCGGTACTGCATTTGGAAAGAGTGATGAATTTGATTCAAGTACTTTTCAGCAGTTTAAGGATAACAGAATTACCATAGCGAATAGATTGATTTCTGATAGATCACAACCGGTAGGTGATTTGGATGAAGATGGTTTTCCTCAGTTATATGGTAAAACTCAACAAGATGTATTGTTGCCGGCGTTTTTTGCTGCATATACGGGACAAGATGCTGAACGTGTAAATCTAGATACGTTTAGAGATATTCCAATACCAAACTGGAGTATTAAATATACAGGGCTTATGAAGAGCAAGTGGTTTAAAAAGAAATTTAAGCGTTTTTCTTTAAGTCATGGGTATCGTGCATCATATAGTATAAACTCGTACCAAACAAACTTAGAAAAGGTACAGTTAATTAGCGATGGCCAAGATGCTATTAATGCAGAGAACCTAGATATATTGCCAGATTTGATTTTAAATAATGTGGTGCTTACAGATCAATTTAACCCGTTAATTCGAGTAGATTTTGAAATGAAAAATTCTGTTAGTGTATTGGCAGAAGTAAGAACAGATAGAGCATTATCATTAAGTTTCGATAATGATTTAATGACCGAAATCAATGGTAAGGAATATACGGTTGGTTTAGGATATCGTTTTAAAGATGTAAAATTTGTAACCAATATAGGAGGAAACAAAACAAGGTTAAAGGGCGATTTAAACTTAAAAGCTGATTTAACTTTACGTGATAACATTACTATTATTAGAAATTTAGATATCAATAATAACCAAATAACCTCTGGTCAAAATCTAATGTCATTGAAATTTACGGCAGATTATGCCTTAAGTAAGAACTT includes:
- the sov gene encoding T9SS outer membrane translocon Sov/SprA, producing MKNGVTKFLKISFKGIFAFFMFLASITTVMAQETEEKEIDSVKTGYDLGRILIENPESIVSKYIYDPELDRYIYNESVGDFNIGYPIILTPDQYFKLIREEGIKSYFKEKSDAYSGKKEGSEEARKNLLPNFYVNNDFFSTIFGGNTIEIIPQGSVAMDLGVIWQKNDNPSLSPRNRTNLSFDFDQRISLSMLGQIGERLQVNANYDTEATFDFQNIVKLDYTPTEDDIIQSIEVGNVNMPLNSSLIQGAQSLFGVKTKLQFGKTSVTAVFSEQRSQNNTVVAQGGGTLNDFSLTALDYDENRHFFLAQYFRDNYDEALSSYPYIQSQVQITRIEVWITNRTQQTLNVRNVVAIQDLGESDITKTRVGQNNGSGSGFFNGPADLRPRNNANDYDPALILTNSGALNDNIREIATVESGFNAGSFTGGYSPNQGFDYAYLENARKLEQGRDFDFNTQLGYISLNQRLSNDEVLGVAYQYTFQGQVYQVGEFANGGIEATTVTQDVSTVIENNTLILKLLKSNITNITDPIWDLMMKNIYATGAYSLSQEDFKMNILYSDPTARNYITPIEEGPGSGWPEGLEETILLNVFNLDRLNVYNDIQPGGDGFFDFISGQTIDVQNGRIIFTTVEPFGESLYEKLQNGNSGQYDVTSGYNANQEQYVFRDMYALTKTAALQDPEKNKFLLKGSYKSEGSNGISIGAFNVPQGSVTVTANGRTLQEGIDYTVNYQSGTVQILDPSLEASNVPINISVENNAVFGQQTRRFTGVNVEHQFNEKFVLGGTLLNMNERPLTQKSTYGVESVNNTIFGLNTNFSTEVPFLTRMVNKLPNIDTDVPSNISVRAEMAALIPSSPKNADFEGETTTYLDDFEGAQALIDIRASLGWSLASMPLEYGNGDQPFGSSPEDANNLLNGYGRAKLSWYTIDPIFFTTQRPAEISDDDVSTNATRRVYIDEVFPETDVAQGQTQVQSTLDMVYYPNAKGPYNNNPDFDTEAPTEKWGGMMRSLSSTDFEQSNVEFVQFWVMDPYVDGIANGAGELVLNLGNISEDILRDGKKQYENGLPGVDSNDFVSPTSWGEVPATQSLVYAFDADENNRGLQDIGFDGLDDVREADVYTNNGGDDPALDNYGYYLNRDGSILDRYLDFNNPEGNSPVTVTNTDRGSTTLPDVEDVDRDLTMNTVNSYYEYRIAIKPNTTINDEYVTDIIEGTATGDIRIPNGDEVNYRWIQYKIPLSDFTDAIGGITDFRSISFMRMYMTGFNSPTILRFATLDLVRGDWRTYTNTLQDTNIDSDPSDDGTTLDVNTVNIEENSSRTPIPYVLPPGVVREQLNNNNTIIRQNEQSLSLTVSNLESEDSRGVFKNLNVDIRQYEKLKMFIHAEKIIDSDYADTSTPLVGFLRMGTDFTQNYYQIELPLEFTPFTAVADDEIWPENNEMNILLSDLTKVKSQWIADGDLTDVRFFEIENDEVIPVGEFDVRTPGRIRIGIKGNPSLGSIRTMMVGVKNQDILPARGEVWFNELRLAGLDNNGGWAAIAAVDGNIADFANFSATGSKSTSGFGSIDQMPNERAREDAVSYDVVTNVNVGQLLPKKWGIQLPFNYGISEQLITPEFDPVYDDLKLEDRIAAEDTQEGKDDVLEQAEDYTKRTSINLIGVRKDRGEEADANFYDIENFTFNYSYNETDHRDFEIAELKEQNVNTGFVYNHSFEPLEVAPFAKKDSLFNGKYWQWLKDLNLNLLPSNIGVTSNINRQFNAQRFRDVYTDGEDRIELPELQQRNYLFNWQYAINYNLTKSLRLNLTGSNNNIVRNYLNEDEPVESIDRIRNELGLWDGFFDVGEPNRHSQQMQLNYEVPFSKIPALDFISTQYSYTSNFDWQRGGDALFEVAGEYINTVQNANTHTLTSSLTMQKFYDLIGLKKREAPRASTTGPIRRDKSGALSEDQEKIKGKTSDLFNTVVDIVTMVKRVNFNYSENNGTVLPGYTQSVGFVGTTKPTIGFLFGSQSDVRYEAARNGWLTGFQEFNEQFIQRTNKQLNITATAQPTKDITIDLVADRQYSDSYQENFNVVDQEYNLQLGNNYGSFSISTMMIGTAFGKSDEFDSSTFQQFKDNRITIANRLISDRSQPVGDLDEDGFPQLYGKTQQDVLLPAFFAAYTGQDAERVNLDTFRDIPIPNWSIKYTGLMKSKWFKKKFKRFSLSHGYRASYSINSYQTNLEKVQLISDGQDAINAENLDILPDLILNNVVLTDQFNPLIRVDFEMKNSVSVLAEVRTDRALSLSFDNDLMTEINGKEYTVGLGYRFKDVKFVTNIGGNKTRLKGDLNLKADLTLRDNITIIRNLDINNNQITSGQNLMSLKFTADYALSKNLNALFFYDHSFSQFAVSTAFPQTTINTGFTIRYNFGN